A single window of Deinococcus arcticus DNA harbors:
- a CDS encoding bifunctional metallophosphatase/5'-nucleotidase: MTRFSLALLTTALLSSAYAAPLTVTVLHTDDLHGRLEPTKIGDNLYGGYARQATLVKQFSAQDPNPLVLSGGDTFQGTLFYNVYKGLADVLFMNLMGYDAMAVGNHEFDDGPEALAKFAERATFPLLAANLDVTAEPLLKDRIRPYAVMTVGGQQVGVIGAVTPDLPQISSPGPNVKMLELMASLRNSVSALQAQGVNKIFLVSHLGYTLEQEVARTVSGIDVIVGGHSHTLLGTFTNKDFPASEGPYPTILPNPDGNRTLLVAAWEWGKVLGRLKVTFNDSGAVESWEGNPVPVTADIAEDPTAKRMVETLTVPIANLRQRVIGQTTRGLNGNREIVRRRESTMANVLADAALAAAQNAGAQLAFVNGGGVRASINAGPITFDEAITVQPFGNTLTVLTLTGTQIKAALEHGVATWSENKGQFLHVSRGVSYTFDLGRPAGSRVTAVTLNGQPLVDAQAYKVAMNNFTAGGGDGFTMFQGAPRLDTGTLDVDILVRYLQGQPAVDAEPEGRIVILNEPK; encoded by the coding sequence ATGACCCGCTTCTCACTGGCCCTGTTGACCACAGCCCTCCTGAGCAGCGCCTACGCCGCGCCGCTGACGGTGACCGTGCTGCACACCGACGACCTGCACGGGCGCCTGGAGCCCACCAAGATCGGCGACAACCTGTACGGCGGTTACGCCCGGCAGGCCACACTGGTGAAGCAGTTCAGCGCACAGGACCCAAACCCCCTGGTCCTGTCGGGCGGCGACACCTTCCAGGGCACACTGTTCTACAACGTGTACAAGGGTCTGGCCGACGTTCTGTTCATGAACCTGATGGGCTACGACGCCATGGCGGTGGGCAACCATGAGTTCGACGATGGTCCAGAGGCGCTGGCCAAGTTCGCGGAGCGGGCCACCTTTCCGCTGCTGGCCGCGAACCTGGACGTCACGGCCGAGCCCCTGCTCAAAGACCGGATTAGACCCTATGCCGTGATGACCGTCGGCGGGCAGCAGGTGGGCGTGATCGGCGCCGTGACGCCGGACCTGCCGCAGATCAGTTCGCCTGGCCCGAACGTGAAAATGCTCGAATTGATGGCGAGCCTGCGCAACAGTGTCAGCGCACTGCAGGCCCAGGGCGTCAACAAGATCTTTCTGGTCTCGCACCTGGGGTACACCCTGGAGCAGGAGGTGGCGCGGACCGTCTCCGGCATTGACGTGATTGTTGGTGGGCACTCGCACACCCTGCTGGGCACCTTCACCAACAAGGACTTCCCGGCCAGCGAGGGGCCGTACCCAACCATTCTGCCGAACCCGGACGGCAACCGGACCCTGCTGGTGGCAGCGTGGGAGTGGGGCAAAGTGCTGGGGCGCCTGAAAGTGACCTTCAATGACAGCGGTGCGGTCGAAAGCTGGGAGGGGAACCCCGTGCCCGTCACCGCTGACATCGCTGAAGACCCCACCGCCAAGCGCATGGTGGAGACGCTGACCGTGCCGATTGCGAACCTGCGCCAACGGGTGATCGGGCAAACCACGCGCGGCCTGAACGGCAACCGGGAGATCGTGCGCCGGCGCGAGAGCACCATGGCGAACGTGCTGGCCGACGCCGCGCTGGCCGCCGCGCAGAATGCTGGCGCACAACTCGCGTTCGTGAATGGCGGTGGCGTGCGGGCCAGCATCAACGCTGGCCCGATTACCTTTGACGAGGCCATCACGGTGCAGCCATTCGGCAACACCCTGACGGTTCTGACCCTGACGGGGACCCAGATCAAGGCGGCACTGGAACACGGCGTGGCCACCTGGAGTGAGAACAAGGGGCAGTTCCTGCATGTCAGCCGCGGCGTGAGTTACACCTTTGACCTGGGGCGCCCAGCGGGCAGCCGCGTGACGGCCGTGACCTTGAACGGCCAGCCGCTCGTCGACGCCCAAGCCTACAAGGTGGCCATGAACAACTTCACGGCGGGTGGAGGGGACGGGTTCACGATGTTTCAGGGTGCGCCCCGCCTGGACACGGGGACGCTGGACGTGGACATCCTGGTGCGTTACCTGCAGGGGCAGCCTGCGGTGGACGCTGAGCCAGAAGGCCGTATCGTGATTCTCAACGAGCCCAAGTAA